A genomic stretch from Halobellus sp. LT62 includes:
- a CDS encoding cation:proton antiporter, producing MAAGLFELGQVFAVLAISGALALRIGLSVIPLYVVGGMLAGPFVAGRFGLPHVPESEMLTILAEVGIVLLLFFLGLEFSLDRLLAARSRITRAGVVDAAINLPLGIALGLALGWSIVEALLLGGIVYISSSAIITKTLIDLGWIANDEADPILGTLVFEDLFIAIYLAIVASLVLGGTSAGLNGLGRSLAIAFGFLGALLLAVQYGTAFFSRVLDVADTESFVLRVLGVVVPIAGFALSIGVSEAVAAFFVGMGFSTSGHRERIERQLTSVRDVFAAVFFFWIGVGTDPRLLVGVAVPLAAAVLLTTPAKLLSGYVGGRVYDLSEHRALRVGIGLVPRGEFSLVIAALAAGGSTTVMQETIPALAVGYVLVMSVFGTLLMQRSDAVESVLARFLPLGTDA from the coding sequence ATGGCGGCAGGGCTCTTCGAACTCGGACAGGTGTTCGCAGTTCTGGCAATCTCCGGAGCGCTCGCGCTCCGGATCGGCCTGTCGGTCATCCCGCTGTACGTGGTCGGTGGGATGCTCGCCGGTCCCTTCGTCGCCGGTCGGTTCGGTCTCCCGCACGTGCCCGAAAGCGAGATGCTCACGATCCTCGCGGAGGTCGGAATCGTCCTCTTGCTGTTCTTTCTGGGACTGGAGTTCAGCCTCGATCGACTGTTGGCCGCACGATCGCGAATCACCCGCGCGGGCGTCGTCGACGCCGCGATCAACCTCCCGCTCGGGATCGCGCTCGGTCTCGCACTCGGTTGGTCGATCGTCGAGGCGCTGCTGCTCGGCGGGATCGTCTACATCTCCTCGTCGGCGATCATCACCAAGACGCTGATCGACCTCGGCTGGATCGCCAACGACGAGGCCGACCCGATCCTCGGGACGCTGGTCTTCGAGGACCTCTTTATTGCAATCTATCTCGCGATCGTCGCCTCGCTCGTCCTCGGGGGAACCAGTGCGGGACTCAACGGCCTCGGGCGGTCGCTGGCGATCGCGTTCGGCTTCCTCGGTGCGCTACTTTTGGCCGTCCAGTACGGCACGGCGTTCTTCTCTCGCGTCCTCGATGTCGCCGACACCGAGTCGTTCGTTCTCCGGGTACTGGGCGTGGTCGTTCCCATCGCCGGATTCGCGCTGTCGATCGGCGTGAGCGAAGCGGTCGCGGCGTTTTTCGTCGGGATGGGCTTTTCGACCAGCGGGCACCGCGAGCGGATCGAACGACAGCTCACGTCCGTCCGCGACGTCTTCGCCGCGGTCTTTTTCTTCTGGATCGGCGTCGGCACCGACCCGCGACTCCTCGTCGGCGTCGCCGTCCCGCTCGCGGCGGCCGTCCTGTTGACGACCCCGGCGAAACTGCTCTCGGGCTACGTCGGGGGTCGCGTCTACGACCTCTCGGAGCACCGTGCGCTCCGGGTCGGCATCGGGCTGGTGCCGCGCGGGGAATTCTCGCTCGTCATCGCCGCGCTCGCAGCCGGCGGATCGACGACGGTAATGCAGGAGACGATCCCGGCGCTCGCCGTCGGCTACGTGCTCGTGATGAGCGTGTTCGGAACGCTGTTGATGCAGCGTTCGGACGCCGTCGAGAGCGTTCTCGCTCGATTTCTCCCCCTCGGTACCGACGCCTGA
- a CDS encoding argininosuccinate synthase: MTSVALAFSGGLDTTVCVSLLQEEYGYDEVVGVTVDVGQPESEFEEAQETADAHGLDLHVVDAKDEFADLCFDSVRANATYQGYPLGTALARPVIANAILDVAEAEGCDALAHGCTGKGNDQLRFEVVWRASDLDVIAPVRELELTREWEQQYAEDNDLPVQSGNSGVWSIDTNLWSRSVEGGQLEDPGYVPPEDIYEWTDDPANATETEVVEIAFEDGYPVALDGEELSPPELIAALNEQAGKHGVGRTDMMEDRMLGLKVRENYEHPAATTLLTAHEALEQLVLTKDERDFKRSIDAEWAQKSYEGLVDHPLVGALEGFIDETQTRVTGTVTIKFQGGQARPVARDSEYAAYSEDAASFNTSGVGDITQQDATGVAKYHGFQSRLANAAIDAVEGDADEGDWE; encoded by the coding sequence ATGACAAGCGTGGCACTCGCGTTCTCGGGCGGCCTCGACACGACAGTCTGCGTCTCGCTCCTGCAGGAGGAGTACGGCTACGACGAAGTCGTCGGCGTCACCGTCGACGTGGGGCAACCCGAATCCGAGTTCGAGGAGGCACAGGAGACCGCCGACGCACACGGTCTCGACCTGCACGTCGTCGACGCGAAAGACGAGTTCGCGGATCTCTGTTTCGACTCCGTGCGCGCGAACGCGACGTATCAGGGCTACCCGCTCGGCACGGCGCTCGCGCGCCCGGTCATCGCGAACGCGATCCTCGACGTCGCCGAGGCGGAGGGCTGCGACGCCCTCGCGCACGGTTGCACCGGCAAAGGAAACGATCAGCTCCGCTTCGAGGTCGTCTGGCGCGCCTCCGACCTCGACGTGATCGCGCCCGTCCGCGAACTGGAACTCACCCGCGAGTGGGAGCAGCAGTACGCCGAGGACAACGACCTCCCCGTCCAGTCGGGCAACTCCGGCGTCTGGTCGATCGACACCAACCTCTGGAGCCGCTCGGTCGAGGGCGGACAGCTCGAAGACCCCGGATACGTGCCCCCCGAGGACATCTACGAGTGGACCGACGACCCCGCGAACGCCACCGAGACAGAGGTAGTGGAAATCGCGTTCGAGGACGGTTACCCCGTCGCGCTCGACGGCGAGGAGCTCTCGCCGCCGGAGCTCATCGCGGCGCTGAACGAGCAGGCCGGCAAACACGGCGTCGGCCGCACGGATATGATGGAAGACCGTATGCTCGGGCTGAAGGTCCGCGAGAACTACGAGCACCCGGCGGCGACGACGCTTCTCACCGCCCACGAGGCGCTCGAACAGCTCGTCCTCACGAAAGACGAGCGCGACTTCAAGCGCTCGATCGACGCCGAGTGGGCCCAGAAGAGCTACGAGGGCCTCGTCGATCACCCGCTCGTCGGTGCTCTGGAGGGTTTCATCGACGAGACGCAGACGCGCGTCACCGGCACGGTGACGATCAAGTTCCAGGGCGGGCAGGCCCGCCCGGTCGCCCGCGATTCGGAGTACGCCGCCTACTCCGAGGACGCCGCGTCGTTCAACACCTCCGGCGTCGGCGACATCACCCAACAGGACGCGACCGGCGTCGCGAAGTACCACGGGTTCCAGTCGCGCCTCGCGAACGCCGCCATCGACGCCGTCGAGGGCGACGCGGACGAAGGCGACTGGGAGTGA